The Nicotiana tabacum cultivar K326 unplaced genomic scaffold, ASM71507v2 Un00065, whole genome shotgun sequence genome has a window encoding:
- the LOC107784684 gene encoding defensin-like protein — MARSLCFMAFAVLAMMLFVAYEVQARECKTESNTFPGLCITKPPCRKACISEGFTDGHCSKILRRCLCTKPCVFDEKMIKTGAETLAEEAKTLAAALFEEEIMNN, encoded by the exons ATGGCTCGCTCCTTGTGTTTCATGGCATTTGCAGTGTTGGCAATGATGCTTTTTGTTGCCTATG AGGTGCAAGCTAGAGAATGCAAAACAGAAAGCAATACATTCCCTGGATTATGCATTACCAAACCACCATGCAGAAAAGCTTGTATCAGTGAGGGATTTACTGATGGTCATTGTAGCAAAATCCTCAGAAGGTGCCTATGCACTAAGCCATGTGTGTTTGATGAGAAGATGATCAAAACAGGAGCTGAAACTTTGGCGGAGGAAGCAAAAACTTTGGCTGCAGCTTTGTTCGAAGAAGAGATAATGAATAACTAA